From Marivirga harenae, one genomic window encodes:
- a CDS encoding REP-associated tyrosine transposase: protein MGFEYVVKDQGAPYFVTFTVHQWVDVFTRKIYSDLLIESIDYCQQHKGLKVYAWVIMSNHCHFILQAADENLSDVIRDFKKFTSKKIFKAIKDNPKESRRAWLLRALSYKEKIWFWKEGYHGEEIVSSDFFESKLNYIHMNPVKAGIVEKEEDYLLSSAGCYSGLRSSCIPIADYG from the coding sequence ATGGGATTTGAATATGTGGTGAAAGATCAAGGAGCTCCCTACTTTGTGACTTTTACAGTTCACCAGTGGGTTGATGTTTTTACCAGAAAGATTTACAGTGACTTATTAATAGAAAGTATCGATTATTGTCAGCAACATAAGGGGCTGAAAGTTTATGCGTGGGTAATTATGAGTAATCACTGCCATTTCATTCTTCAGGCCGCTGATGAAAACTTAAGTGATGTGATTAGAGACTTCAAAAAATTCACATCTAAAAAGATATTTAAAGCCATCAAAGATAATCCGAAGGAGAGTAGAAGAGCATGGTTGCTGCGTGCTTTAAGTTATAAGGAGAAGATTTGGTTTTGGAAAGAAGGATATCACGGGGAAGAAATTGTGAGCTCAGATTTTTTTGAGTCCAAGCTTAATTATATTCATATGAATCCGGTTAAGGCTGGAATTGTTGAAAAGGAGGAGGACTATTTGTTAAGCAGTGCTGGGTGTTATAGTGGTTTGAGAAGTAGTTGTATTCCTATTGCTGACTATGGTTAG
- a CDS encoding DUF6471 domain-containing protein, which yields MSDWNDKVKRLLKSELVRRGISNSDLASMLEEIGIEETKSSIDSKISRGSFSAVFFLQCLTVIGCEKIEIEEYESQLAIAAEPQVDYNQKK from the coding sequence ATGTCAGATTGGAATGATAAAGTCAAACGTTTATTAAAGTCAGAATTGGTTCGTAGAGGAATTTCAAATTCAGACTTAGCAAGTATGCTTGAAGAAATAGGCATTGAAGAAACTAAATCGAGCATCGATAGCAAAATCAGTCGAGGTTCATTTAGTGCAGTCTTTTTTCTTCAATGCCTTACAGTAATTGGATGTGAAAAAATAGAAATTGAAGAATACGAAAGTCAATTAGCAATTGCTGCTGAACCTCAAGTCGATTATAACCAAAAAAAATAA
- the dcm gene encoding DNA (cytosine-5-)-methyltransferase, protein MQKVKFIDLFAGLGGIRLGFEKSFQDLGFETECVMTSEIKPYAVKTLYKNFNHDYFVGDIFQVANNQIPDFDFLLGGFPCQPFSAGGKRQGFIDTRGTLFFEIERILRDKKPYGFILENVEGLLKHDLENKNDEIGRTLSTILYKLENELGYEVSWEVLDSINFGLPQSRKRIFIVGTKDKKPNLKTESKSFKSLKSILESGLETMNSHLTKKLLSHFEIEDLYGKSIKDKRGGNNNIHSWDIGIKGEVSDEQIILLNKLFKERRKKHWADKIGIDWMDGMSLNLEQISTFYQSQNLKEMLDDLVEKGYLRFEHPKKLVRETTENGEKKYRVYDTTKPKGYNIVTGKLSFEINKILDPNDIAPTLVATDVSRLAVPDNGGLRRLTIREGLRLFGFPEWYEIPVKETEAFDLLGNTVAVPVVEHVAKEVAEIFESNLIYTTVKETPVWP, encoded by the coding sequence ATGCAGAAAGTAAAATTCATAGATTTATTCGCAGGTCTTGGTGGAATTAGATTAGGTTTTGAAAAGTCATTTCAGGATTTAGGTTTTGAAACAGAATGTGTAATGACTTCTGAAATTAAGCCTTATGCAGTTAAAACCTTATACAAAAACTTTAATCACGATTATTTTGTAGGCGATATTTTTCAAGTTGCTAATAATCAAATTCCTGATTTTGATTTTCTACTAGGTGGGTTTCCTTGTCAACCGTTTAGTGCTGGTGGGAAACGTCAAGGATTTATTGACACAAGAGGGACATTATTTTTTGAAATAGAAAGAATATTGAGAGATAAAAAGCCTTATGGTTTTATTTTAGAGAATGTTGAAGGACTTCTAAAGCACGATTTAGAAAACAAAAATGATGAAATTGGAAGAACCTTATCTACTATTCTTTATAAGCTTGAAAACGAATTAGGTTATGAAGTTTCTTGGGAAGTTTTAGATTCTATAAATTTTGGACTACCTCAATCACGAAAAAGAATATTTATCGTAGGGACAAAAGATAAAAAGCCAAATTTGAAAACCGAATCAAAAAGTTTCAAATCTTTAAAGTCTATATTGGAAAGTGGTCTTGAAACAATGAACTCGCATTTGACAAAAAAACTTTTAAGCCATTTTGAAATTGAGGATTTGTACGGTAAATCTATTAAAGATAAAAGAGGCGGAAACAACAATATTCATAGTTGGGATATTGGAATTAAAGGCGAAGTCTCTGATGAACAGATTATTTTACTTAATAAATTATTTAAAGAAAGAAGAAAAAAACATTGGGCAGACAAAATTGGAATTGATTGGATGGATGGAATGTCATTAAACCTTGAGCAAATATCAACATTCTATCAATCACAAAATTTAAAAGAAATGTTGGACGATTTAGTTGAAAAAGGATATTTGAGATTTGAACATCCTAAAAAACTGGTTCGTGAGACTACAGAAAACGGTGAAAAGAAATATAGGGTTTATGATACAACTAAACCCAAAGGCTATAATATTGTTACTGGAAAATTAAGTTTTGAAATCAATAAAATCCTTGACCCAAACGATATTGCTCCAACACTCGTAGCAACTGATGTTTCTAGATTAGCCGTTCCTGATAATGGTGGATTAAGAAGATTGACCATCAGAGAAGGCTTACGATTGTTTGGCTTTCCTGAGTGGTATGAAATACCTGTAAAAGAAACAGAAGCTTTTGACTTATTAGGTAATACTGTTGCTGTCCCTGTTGTTGAACACGTTGCAAAAGAAGTTGCCGAAATTTTTGAAAGTAATTTGATTTACACTACAGTCAAAGAAACTCCTGTATGGCCTTGA
- a CDS encoding DUF7379 domain-containing protein gives MRPIALDALSFMASPTERKFILLRSEKADKDLDYLQNTAIPKILNRQDADKIVGVWGTLGYANDDPVNWEGKLYCSNEGNDVFKEKSTVEEEVSLIQQMYPELDVKNDIKEKVINLSQLDIPYPEIFALDEIPKLRLDAFLAPEEGALAFYQHQIKNNEAAELDYIMPDPTEDNETNERDRLVYQFNALPHKAIEEVPGIPNRYRLSTRYKQEEFIVKVLIFKRAFRKHKEKDLPSNSKEIVELIEDELAAYKTGLFVKDHRLLVMKPNGNFINANFGAIDESKKTLLLLHGTFASTRGSFGEVNTWIQEFLKEAQYEQIIAFDHPTFFWDAEGNIQKMFSMLNDLDIQAFDQEVDIIGTSQGGLLAQFLANYEQDSIKVGKIALVASGNGVGYLSFAEGMAFGLKMLKKVMRRIGIGAPVVFIASLLQHSFQWVIKQPGMDVMKPGSDRLHHIIYNTPFQASTRYLPVAGNYENNGWWGRKLELGIDLILTEHNDWVISTKNQFSLPSQYVAIEGYNPAKYKKYMINDALHGRLIEKQDCQDQIESFFFTEKSEKIDYDKLKSGDHFDAHCHLFGRNVITGRLILMLLGDIVDYLDQDNPDEQLQPISTREGNENEHGIGRVIRNVFNYFLFNKGARQMLHDLEEDYWDTRVSPKTFRYIPLMFDLEMTFRNDYDTNNAASVIAQKMQEFKGKHGEFLDKMDGLVQRFEENDEFIFNGERVVNEDSVRILKYAKKIIKGLNLVNSDVLADAKDSFKTQQKELEQLKTLYGNDIFPFLAVDPRREGMAQKVEDNIGKEKVFHGVKLYTPNGYSPTDLNLFDPTKAFVHGTSLYTWCEENQIPIMAHCSDSGFATFTDRIQIYGDLCTHEEDTSNNDYTYQLVFKDKEYHDFEFNLLQGGFDKSIKERAHRLNHPTLWRKVLAKYPNLKICLAHFGGGSHEWQEEIKNLMLEFDHVYTDLSCQTDPEMLKAIADRYFKTDTADNKKLQSRIMYGSDYFLNMLQGIEFKNYYGNFKTVFSEEQLENMSVGVVKDYLGIG, from the coding sequence ATGAGACCTATTGCCTTAGATGCCCTTTCTTTTATGGCATCTCCCACCGAGAGAAAATTTATCCTATTACGATCTGAAAAAGCCGACAAAGACTTAGACTATCTACAAAATACGGCCATCCCAAAAATTCTAAACCGTCAGGATGCGGATAAAATCGTGGGGGTTTGGGGTACTTTGGGTTATGCCAATGATGATCCGGTCAATTGGGAGGGTAAGCTGTACTGCTCCAATGAAGGCAATGACGTATTCAAAGAAAAATCTACCGTAGAGGAAGAGGTAAGCCTCATCCAACAGATGTATCCTGAGCTGGATGTTAAAAATGACATAAAGGAAAAAGTCATCAATCTAAGTCAGTTAGATATTCCCTATCCTGAAATATTTGCATTAGATGAAATCCCCAAACTCCGATTAGATGCTTTTCTAGCTCCAGAAGAAGGAGCCTTGGCTTTTTACCAGCATCAAATCAAAAATAACGAGGCCGCAGAATTAGATTATATTATGCCAGACCCTACGGAGGACAATGAAACCAACGAACGTGATCGCCTTGTCTATCAATTCAATGCCCTTCCTCATAAAGCAATAGAGGAAGTTCCCGGCATACCGAATCGCTATCGTTTATCCACTCGCTACAAACAGGAGGAATTTATTGTGAAAGTGCTCATCTTCAAAAGGGCCTTTAGAAAACATAAGGAAAAAGACCTACCCTCCAATAGCAAAGAAATAGTAGAACTGATTGAAGATGAACTGGCTGCTTACAAAACAGGTCTTTTCGTAAAAGATCATCGGCTATTGGTCATGAAGCCCAATGGAAACTTTATCAACGCCAACTTTGGGGCTATTGATGAAAGTAAAAAAACCTTATTGCTGTTGCATGGAACTTTCGCTAGTACGAGAGGTTCATTTGGTGAGGTAAATACGTGGATACAAGAATTTTTGAAGGAAGCGCAATACGAGCAAATCATCGCTTTTGATCATCCTACCTTTTTCTGGGATGCGGAGGGCAACATCCAAAAGATGTTTTCCATGTTGAATGACTTAGATATTCAGGCCTTTGATCAGGAAGTGGATATCATTGGTACGAGTCAGGGAGGCTTGCTGGCGCAGTTTTTAGCCAATTATGAGCAAGACAGTATTAAGGTAGGGAAAATAGCTTTGGTGGCCTCTGGTAATGGCGTGGGCTATTTGTCTTTTGCCGAAGGGATGGCTTTTGGATTAAAGATGCTGAAGAAGGTCATGCGCAGGATTGGAATCGGTGCTCCTGTGGTTTTTATTGCTTCCTTATTGCAGCATTCTTTTCAATGGGTCATCAAGCAGCCTGGCATGGATGTGATGAAGCCCGGCAGCGATAGATTGCATCATATTATTTACAATACTCCTTTTCAGGCATCTACCCGTTATCTGCCCGTGGCGGGTAATTATGAAAACAATGGTTGGTGGGGTAGAAAACTAGAGTTAGGGATTGATTTGATTTTAACAGAACATAATGACTGGGTGATCAGCACTAAAAATCAATTCAGTTTACCCAGCCAATACGTGGCCATTGAAGGCTATAATCCGGCCAAATACAAAAAGTACATGATCAATGATGCTTTACATGGCAGACTGATTGAAAAACAGGATTGCCAAGATCAAATTGAAAGCTTTTTCTTTACGGAAAAATCTGAAAAGATAGATTATGACAAACTAAAATCGGGTGATCATTTTGATGCTCATTGTCATTTGTTTGGCAGAAATGTGATCACTGGTCGATTGATCTTGATGTTGCTGGGTGATATTGTGGATTATCTGGATCAGGACAATCCTGATGAACAGCTGCAGCCAATTAGCACTCGAGAGGGAAATGAGAATGAACATGGCATTGGAAGGGTGATTCGAAATGTGTTCAACTACTTCTTATTCAACAAAGGTGCACGCCAAATGCTGCATGATTTGGAAGAGGATTATTGGGATACTAGGGTTTCGCCTAAGACCTTCCGCTACATCCCTTTAATGTTTGATCTGGAAATGACCTTTAGGAATGACTATGATACGAATAATGCGGCTTCCGTCATTGCACAAAAAATGCAAGAGTTTAAGGGAAAGCATGGGGAGTTTTTAGATAAAATGGATGGCTTAGTGCAGCGTTTTGAGGAGAATGATGAGTTTATATTTAATGGGGAGCGGGTAGTCAATGAAGATTCGGTACGCATTCTAAAATATGCAAAGAAAATTATCAAGGGCTTAAATCTTGTTAATTCCGATGTATTAGCGGATGCAAAAGATTCTTTTAAAACACAGCAAAAGGAGTTAGAGCAGTTAAAAACGCTATATGGTAATGACATATTTCCCTTTCTGGCAGTAGATCCGCGCAGGGAAGGCATGGCTCAGAAAGTGGAAGACAATATTGGTAAGGAAAAAGTGTTCCATGGCGTAAAGCTCTACACGCCTAATGGGTATTCACCTACTGATTTGAACTTATTTGATCCTACCAAGGCTTTTGTGCATGGTACCAGTTTATACACATGGTGTGAGGAGAACCAAATTCCTATTATGGCGCATTGCTCTGATTCGGGCTTTGCTACTTTTACGGATCGCATTCAAATATATGGCGATTTGTGTACGCATGAGGAGGATACCTCTAACAATGACTACACCTATCAATTAGTCTTTAAGGATAAGGAATATCATGATTTTGAGTTCAACCTCTTACAAGGCGGATTTGATAAGTCCATTAAAGAAAGAGCCCATCGTTTAAATCATCCTACCTTATGGAGAAAAGTGTTAGCAAAATACCCTAATCTAAAAATTTGCTTAGCGCATTTTGGCGGGGGTAGTCATGAATGGCAGGAAGAGATTAAGAATTTGATGCTAGAGTTTGATCATGTCTATACTGATTTATCTTGTCAGACTGACCCAGAAATGCTAAAAGCCATTGCTGACCGCTATTTTAAAACCGACACAGCTGATAATAAGAAGCTGCAAAGCCGCATCATGTATGGCAGCGATTACTTCCTGAATATGCTGCAGGGTATTGAGTTTAAGAATTACTACGGGAATTTTAAGACGGTATTTAGTGAGGAGCAGTTAGAAAATATGTCGGTGGGGGTAGTGAAGGACTATTTGGGTATTGGTTAA
- a CDS encoding choice-of-anchor D domain-containing protein, with translation MKSFLTLKIITCFIFFTCLNFHTQAQWSQKGADIDGGVAGDRSGEAISFSADGNTLAIGAMRNDAGGDNSGTVRVYTWNGSSWVQKGANIDGEAAGDGSGGSVSLSSDGNTIAIGANANSASGQYAGHVRVYSWNGSSWVQKGADMDGEATYDNSGLAISLSSDGNILAVGATGNDGNGIGAGHVRVYVWNGSSWVQKGTDIDGEAAGDMSGKSVFLSSDGNVVAIGAYRNDGAGDNAGHVRVFSWDGSSWSQRGSDIDGEAAGDESGTSVSLSNDGNTLAIGAPKNEVGNNTTGHVRVYNWNGSSWNQRGVDIDGEANNDNAGGSVSLSSDGNTVAIGAWSNSGNGTASGHVRVYSWNGSSWYQRGLDIDGEAALDNSGKSISLSSDGNSIAIGAHLNDDGGDIAGHVRVYKAIPDIDIKQGSTDIAVATEYDFGDVYVSASSSDITFTIENSGIADLNLVGTIGSFIILEGGNADQFSIAQTNVTATISANSSNSFTIKFSPTSEGVKTAAIKITSNDPDEGIYTINLKATGVKQNQNITFEALANKTYGDANFNLNATGGASGNAVTYSSSDATVATVTGKTVTIVGAGTTEITASQAGNVNYNAASDVVQTLTVEKADQIITFEALASKTYGDANFDLNAIGGASGSPVTYSSSDASVATVSGNTVTIVGAGTTEITASQAGNDDYNAVDAVQTLTVTKADQSVTFEALASKIYGDANFDLNATGGASGNPVTYSSSDASVATVSGNTVTIVGAGTTEITASQTGNDDYNAADAVQTLTVTKADQSVIFESLASKIYGDVNFDLTATGGASGNAVTYSSSDASVATVSGNTVTIVGAGTTEITASQAGNDDYNAADAVQTLTVAKANQSVIFESLASKIYGDANFDLTATGGASGNAVTYSSSDASVATVIGNTVTIVGAGTTEITASQAGNDDYNAADAVQTLTVAKANQSVTFEALASKTSGDANYDLTATASSGLAVTYTSSDASVATVSGNTVTIVGVGTTEITASQVGDDNYNAASDVVQTLTVEKGDQSISFESLASKTYGDANFDLNATGGASGNAVTYSSSDASVATVVGNTVTIVGAGTTEITASQAGNDDYNAANAVQTLTVVKANQSVIFEALASKIYGDANFDLTAIGGASGSPVTYSSSDASVATVSGNTVTIVGAGTTEITASQAGNNNYNAADAVQTLTVEKGDQSVTFEALASKTSGEANYDLTATASSGLAVTYTSSDASVATVSGNTVTIVGVGTTEITASQVGDNNYNAASDVVQTLTVEKGDQSISFNAIAIKKYGDTNFDLSATASSGLAVTYTSSDESIATVSGNTVTIVGVGRTEITASQVGNDNYNAASDVVQTLTVEKGDQSISFESLASKTYGDANFDLNATGGASGNAVTYSSSDASVATVVGNTVTIVGAGTTEITASQAGNDDYNAASVVIQTLTVEKGDQIITFEALASKIYGDANFDLTAIGGASGSPVTYSSSDASVATVSGNTVTIVGAGSTEITASQAGNDNYNAASVVIQTLTVEKGDQSISFEALASKTYGDANFDLNATGGASGSPVTYSSSDASVATVVGNTVTIIGAGTTEITASQAGNDDYSAAAAVQTLTVTKADQSITFEAIANQFFEVETLTLSATASSGLGVEYTVTSGPATVEANLITLTGLGLVTIEARQAGNINYFAAEEVSQSFEVVAVTAISQAEFSSLRLYPNPSSDILKLKNIDRAVQKIIVFNAKGQRIHQIENPKQEEQLMVKNWKTGIYMVVVRTANGQQETKFIKK, from the coding sequence ATGAAGAGCTTTCTCACTTTAAAAATTATCACATGTTTTATTTTTTTTACATGCTTAAACTTTCATACCCAAGCTCAATGGAGCCAAAAAGGAGCTGATATTGATGGGGGAGTAGCGGGTGATCGATCAGGTGAAGCCATTTCTTTTTCTGCTGATGGTAATACTTTAGCTATTGGTGCAATGAGAAATGATGCAGGAGGCGATAACTCAGGAACGGTTCGTGTATATACTTGGAATGGGAGTTCTTGGGTTCAGAAAGGAGCTAATATTGATGGTGAGGCAGCTGGTGATGGATCAGGCGGATCTGTTTCTCTTTCCTCTGATGGCAATACCATTGCAATAGGTGCAAATGCAAATAGTGCATCAGGACAATACGCAGGTCACGTGCGAGTGTATAGCTGGAATGGAAGTTCATGGGTTCAAAAAGGAGCTGATATGGATGGGGAGGCAACTTACGATAATTCAGGCCTAGCTATTTCTCTTTCTTCTGATGGCAATATTCTCGCTGTCGGTGCAACTGGAAATGATGGTAACGGCATTGGTGCAGGTCATGTACGTGTATATGTTTGGAATGGGAGTTCATGGGTTCAAAAAGGAACTGATATCGATGGAGAAGCAGCTGGCGATATGTCAGGCAAATCTGTTTTTCTTTCTTCTGATGGTAATGTGGTGGCTATTGGCGCATATAGAAATGATGGAGCAGGAGATAATGCAGGTCATGTACGCGTGTTTAGTTGGGATGGGAGTTCCTGGAGCCAAAGAGGATCTGATATTGATGGTGAAGCAGCTGGTGATGAATCAGGGACATCTGTATCTCTTTCTAATGATGGCAATACTTTGGCCATTGGTGCACCTAAAAATGAAGTAGGAAATAATACTACTGGTCATGTGCGTGTATATAATTGGAATGGAAGTTCCTGGAACCAAAGAGGAGTTGATATTGATGGAGAAGCTAATAATGATAACGCGGGCGGATCTGTTTCTCTTTCTTCTGATGGTAATACAGTTGCTATTGGTGCATGGTCAAATTCTGGAAATGGTACTGCTTCCGGCCATGTTCGCGTATATAGCTGGAATGGAAGTTCTTGGTACCAAAGAGGCCTCGATATTGATGGTGAAGCAGCATTAGACAATTCAGGTAAATCTATTTCTCTTTCTTCAGATGGTAATAGCATAGCAATTGGTGCACATCTAAATGATGACGGGGGAGATATTGCAGGTCATGTTCGTGTGTATAAAGCGATTCCCGATATTGATATTAAGCAGGGCAGTACAGATATTGCGGTTGCAACTGAATATGACTTCGGAGATGTCTATGTAAGTGCGTCTTCTTCCGATATTACCTTTACCATTGAAAATAGTGGAATAGCAGATTTGAATCTTGTAGGGACAATTGGTTCTTTTATAATCCTGGAAGGTGGAAATGCTGATCAATTTTCAATAGCACAAACAAATGTTACCGCTACTATTTCAGCAAACAGTAGTAACAGCTTTACCATTAAATTTTCTCCAACTAGCGAAGGGGTGAAAACCGCTGCAATTAAAATTACTAGTAATGACCCAGATGAAGGAATTTATACCATAAACCTTAAGGCTACGGGAGTAAAACAAAATCAAAATATTACTTTCGAAGCATTAGCTAATAAAACATACGGTGATGCTAACTTTAATCTAAACGCCACAGGAGGTGCATCAGGTAATGCGGTTACTTACTCAAGCTCAGATGCTACAGTTGCAACTGTAACAGGTAAAACAGTCACTATCGTAGGTGCTGGTACTACGGAGATCACTGCTTCCCAAGCCGGGAACGTTAATTATAATGCAGCTTCTGATGTAGTACAGACCCTTACAGTTGAAAAAGCGGATCAAATTATTACTTTCGAAGCATTAGCTAGTAAAACATACGGTGATGCCAACTTTGATTTAAACGCAATAGGAGGTGCATCAGGAAGTCCAGTCACGTATTCAAGCTCAGATGCTTCGGTTGCAACGGTTTCAGGTAATACGGTCACTATCGTAGGTGCTGGTACTACGGAGATCACGGCATCTCAAGCTGGAAATGATGATTATAATGCTGTTGACGCAGTGCAAACCCTGACCGTAACAAAAGCGGATCAAAGTGTTACTTTCGAAGCCTTAGCTAGTAAAATATACGGTGATGCCAATTTTGATTTAAACGCAACAGGAGGTGCATCAGGTAATCCGGTCACTTATTCAAGCTCAGATGCTTCAGTTGCCACTGTTTCAGGCAATACGGTCACTATCGTAGGTGCTGGTACTACGGAGATCACAGCATCTCAAACTGGAAACGATGATTATAATGCTGCTGACGCAGTACAAACCCTGACCGTAACAAAAGCGGATCAAAGCGTTATTTTCGAATCCTTAGCTAGTAAAATATACGGTGATGTCAATTTTGATTTAACCGCAACAGGCGGTGCATCAGGTAATGCGGTCACTTATTCAAGCTCAGATGCTTCGGTTGCCACTGTTTCAGGCAATACGGTCACTATCGTAGGTGCTGGTACTACGGAGATCACGGCATCTCAAGCCGGAAACGATGATTATAATGCTGCTGACGCAGTACAAACCCTGACAGTAGCAAAAGCGAATCAAAGCGTTATTTTCGAATCCTTAGCTAGTAAAATATACGGGGATGCCAATTTTGATTTAACCGCAACAGGCGGTGCTTCAGGTAATGCGGTCACTTATTCAAGTTCAGATGCTTCGGTTGCAACTGTGATAGGCAATACAGTCACTATCGTAGGTGCTGGTACTACGGAGATCACGGCATCTCAAGCCGGAAACGATGATTATAATGCTGCTGACGCAGTACAAACCCTGACAGTAGCAAAAGCGAATCAAAGCGTTACTTTCGAAGCCTTAGCTAGTAAAACATCCGGTGATGCCAATTATGATTTAACTGCAACAGCAAGCTCAGGTTTAGCTGTAACTTATACAAGCTCAGATGCTTCGGTCGCTACTGTTTCAGGCAATACGGTCACTATCGTAGGTGTCGGAACTACAGAGATTACTGCATCTCAAGTCGGAGACGATAATTATAATGCTGCTTCGGATGTAGTACAGACCCTTACAGTGGAAAAAGGGGATCAAAGCATTAGTTTCGAATCCTTAGCTAGTAAAACATATGGTGATGCCAACTTTGATTTAAACGCCACAGGAGGTGCATCAGGTAATGCGGTTACTTATTCAAGCTCAGATGCTTCGGTTGCAACTGTTGTAGGTAATACGGTCACTATCGTAGGTGCTGGTACTACGGAGATCACGGCATCTCAAGCCGGAAACGATGATTATAATGCTGCTAACGCAGTGCAAACCCTGACAGTAGTAAAAGCGAATCAAAGCGTTATTTTCGAAGCCTTAGCTAGTAAAATATACGGTGATGCCAATTTTGATTTAACCGCAATAGGAGGTGCATCAGGAAGTCCAGTCACGTATTCAAGCTCAGATGCTTCGGTTGCCACTGTTTCAGGCAATACGGTAACTATAGTAGGTGCTGGTACTACAGAGATCACGGCATCTCAAGCCGGAAATAATAATTATAATGCTGCTGACGCAGTACAAACCCTTACAGTGGAAAAAGGGGATCAAAGCGTTACTTTCGAAGCCTTAGCTAGTAAAACATCTGGTGAAGCCAATTATGATTTAACTGCAACAGCAAGCTCAGGTTTAGCAGTAACTTATACAAGCTCAGATGCTTCGGTCGCCACTGTTTCAGGCAATACGGTCACTATCGTAGGTGTCGGAACTACAGAGATTACTGCATCTCAAGTCGGAGACAATAATTATAATGCTGCTTCTGATGTAGTACAGACCCTCACAGTGGAAAAAGGGGATCAAAGCATTAGTTTCAATGCAATAGCTATCAAAAAATATGGTGATACTAATTTTGATTTAAGTGCAACGGCAAGCTCAGGTTTAGCTGTAACTTATACAAGTTCAGATGAATCTATTGCAACTGTTTCAGGTAATACGGTCACTATCGTAGGTGTTGGTCGTACAGAGATTACTGCATCTCAAGTCGGGAACGATAATTATAATGCTGCTTCGGATGTAGTGCAGACCCTTACAGTGGAAAAAGGGGATCAAAGCATTAGTTTCGAATCCTTAGCTAGTAAAACATATGGTGATGCCAACTTTGATTTAAACGCAACAGGAGGTGCATCAGGTAATGCGGTTACTTATTCAAGCTCAGATGCTTCGGTTGCAACTGTTGTAGGTAATACGGTCACTATCGTAGGTGCTGGTACTACGGAGATCACGGCATCTCAAGCTGGAAACGATGATTATAATGCTGCTTCGGTTGTAATACAGACCCTTACAGTGGAAAAAGGGGATCAAATTATTACTTTCGAAGCCTTAGCTAGTAAAATATACGGTGATGCCAATTTTGATTTAACCGCAATAGGAGGTGCATCAGGAAGTCCAGTCACGTATTCAAGCTCTGATGCTTCGGTTGCAACGGTTTCAGGCAATACGGTAACTATAGTAGGTGCTGGTTCTACAGAGATCACGGCATCTCAAGCCGGAAATGATAATTATAATGCTGCTTCGGTTGTAATACAGACCCTTACAGTGGAAAAAGGGGATCAAAGCATTAGTTTCGAAGCCTTAGCTAGTAAAACATACGGTGATGCCAACTTTGATTTAAACGCCACAGGAGGTGCATCAGGAAGTCCGGTCACGTATTCAAGCTCAGATGCTTCGGTTGCAACTGTTGTAGGTAATACGGTAACTATCATAGGTGCTGGTACTACGGAGATCACGGCATCTCAAGCTGGAAATGATGATTATAGTGCTGCTGCCGCAGTACAAACCCTGACTGTAACAAAAGCGGATCAAAGCATTACTTTTGAAGCAATAGCTAATCAATTCTTCGAAGTGGAAACTCTTACTTTATCAGCCACAGCCTCTTCAGGCTTGGGGGTTGAATATACTGTTACTTCGGGACCAGCAACTGTAGAAGCGAATTTAATTACTTTAACAGGCTTAGGATTGGTTACAATTGAGGCAAGGCAAGCAGGGAACATAAATTATTTTGCTGCGGAAGAGGTAAGTCAGTCTTTTGAGGTGGTTGCCGTTACAGCAATATCGCAAGCTGAATTTAGCTCACTTCGGTTATACCCTAACCCCTCTTCGGATATCCTGAAGTTGAAAAATATCGACAGAGCTGTGCAAAAAATTATTGTATTTAATGCAAAGGGTCAACGTATCCATCAGATAGAAAATCCTAAACAAGAAGAACAATTGATGGTCAAGAACTGGAAAACTGGAATTTATATGGTCGTAGTACGTACTGCAAATGGCCAGCAAGAAACCAAATTCATTAAAAAGTAA